A window of the Torulaspora globosa chromosome 6, complete sequence genome harbors these coding sequences:
- a CDS encoding uncharacterized protein (ancestral locus Anc_1.237), whose amino-acid sequence MSNHDHTFQGRKKKLSGWVRRMIQPAKDASARNQLVSDEILGEETDLQASTASRSPNDDDGVSMKVLWDSGPVRAKSEPRSIERDSEQEPVDNVSITPLFSMCSSSVKSSTFSDSYSIQSTRATVVSGRTVETNSSTMAIPPASILGRTRASSITAPASSNSSVGPATPTSVAQPYHSHHRHYQGPSSRPSSMRHIQIQRDPSSDTINSSSTIK is encoded by the coding sequence ATGTCTAATCACGACCACACGTTCCAAGGTcgcaagaagaagctttcgGGATGGGTCAGGAGAATGATCCAGCCGGCGAAGGATGCCTCTGCAAGAAACCAGCTGGTGTCGGATGAAATCCTGGGAGAGGAGACAGATCTGCAGGCATCGACGGCATCCAGGTCACCGAATGACGATGACGGCGTGTCTATGAAAGTGCTGTGGGATTCGGGCCCCGTCAGGGCTAAATCGGAACCCAGGTCAATCGAGCGCGACTCCGAACAGGAACCAGTAGACAACGTCAGCATAACACCGCTGTTTTCAATGTGCTCGTCATCTGTCAAGTCTTCTACCTTCTCAGATTCGTACTCTATCCAATCGACAAGAGCTACAGTGGTGTCGGGACGAACCGTCGAGACGAATTCCAGCACGATGGCGATCCCGCCGGCCAGCATCCTGGGCAGAACAAGAGCATCCTCGATTACAGCACCAGCAAGCAGCAATTCCTCGGTAGGACCTGCGACGCCGACTTCGGTCGCCCAGCCGTACCATTCGCACCACCGGCACTACCAGGGGCCCAGCTCACGCCCCAGCAGTATGCGACATATCCAGATCCAAAGAGACCCAAGCAGCGACACGATCAACTCGTCGTCGACCATCAAGTag
- the PHO86 gene encoding Pho86p (ancestral locus Anc_1.238), protein MSGKDGLARRKPVEQVDASLDQPINVEAPPTIYGSAITPGLATASLNLSVDFIKQQQSLANRGMIHHYITKAVLVVVASIYLGRTITLPRNLSSGSVAEFAYQFMLFNRYPLGTSIALLALTFLCLLTVYSRVTETFFKSKISEATADSGKSCFGMNLREYILKPEKGPRDAQADNTYVIVYRETPIAVISLSENKSLSSEDSLVMGISALGCRKVYLTSGILEDLLDWAMIRTRAIAKNGKYGESMKILLNVYSFDDHTKKTLKAKGFSLVASSKIKESRVLGGLFGFEKELWGVQFHIEASEKE, encoded by the coding sequence ATGAGTGGGAAAGACGGTCTTGCCAGGAGGAAACCTGTAGAGCAAGTGGACGCTTCGCTCGACCAACCAATTAATGTAGAGGCTCCACCAACGATTTACGGTTCTGCGATTACGCCAGGATTGGCTACTGCGTCGTTGAACCTTTCTGTTGATTTCATTAAGCAGCAACAGTCACTCGCTAACAGGGGGATGATCCATCATTACATAACTAAGGCGGTGTTGGTTGTTGTCGCTTCGATCTACCTGGGCCGTACGATAACTTTGCCGAGAAATTTAAGCTCCGGATCTGTGGCTGAGTTCGCTTATCAATTCATGCTGTTCAACAGATATCCGTTGGGAACTTCAATAGCTCTGCTGGCGCTGACCTTCCTGTGTTTGCTGACAGTATACTCCAGGGTTACCGAGAcattcttcaagagcaagatTAGCGAGGCGACTGCGGATAGCGGTAAATCCTGCTTTGGCATGAACTTGAGAGAATACATCTTGAAGCCAGAGAAGGGACCTAGAGATGCCCAGGCCGATAATACCTATGTCATCGTCTACAGAGAGACTCCAATCGCTGTTATCTCGCTGAGCGAAAATAAGTCCCTGTCTTCGGAAGACTCTCTGGTTATGGGTATCTCCGCTTTGGGATGCAGAAAGGTGTACTTGACTAGTGGTATCCTGGAAGATTTGCTAGATTGGGCAATGATACGTACAAGAGCCATCGCTAAGAATGGAAAATACGGAGAGTCTATGAAAATTTTGCTGAACGTCTATTCTTTCGACGACCACACGAAGAAGACCTTGAAGGCGAAGGGATTCTCTCTCGTTGCAAGCAGCAAAATCAAGGAAAGCAGAGTGTTAGGAGGCCTCTTcggatttgaaaaagaaTTATGGGGGGTTCAGTTCCACATCGAGGCCTCTGAAAAGGAATAA
- the UIP5 gene encoding Uip5p (ancestral locus Anc_1.239), whose amino-acid sequence MRCLKVITRSTVVVLGQSERELMRGPWFRKLVVAITIAAVFAVFRISSEHFVDSDSGSRLIIRRSQIQRVPNQDASLSIPFLDKVSNFWYVGGGTEIRNNEFIRLTRAGSSGHHGLILSNGLGDNTIDNFETVVKFRISPKAGNMRSRLMGDGMAIVITPEKDFLLQDLASSYARRQYEINSGGIVAGDTQMMGLPKNLPGLALIIDTYKNDGKAGTPIPFLDIILNTSPSTQAYDADSDGAKTTAIKINQNKIRLKKSIMTGETVQLRLIYIESENFLKIDIQYTREGNYWIELVHTHLPTVLPRNIESNQRYIGISASTGELSQTVDILGIETNEYHLKGKDGLSKDFLREIELYFLQEFNDKIVMEKDDFQRWKMAKSRPLYQTKEKASVKPGRHGSFVQTFAFFFTILICIYLASVYIRVSIKHFLNANRGSTKRSRALPR is encoded by the coding sequence ATGCGCTGCTTGAAAGTTATCACTCGATCGACCGTAGTTGTGCTAGGACAAAGTGAGAGGGAGCTGATGCGGGGGCCCTGGTTCCGGAAATTGGTGGTGGCCATCACAATCGCTGCCGTCTTTGCTGTATTTCGAATCAGCAGTGAGCATTTTGTCGACAGCGACTCTGGGTCCAGACTGATCATAAGAAGATCGCAAATCCAAAGAGTACCGAACCAGGATGCTAGCCTGTCGATCCCCTTCTTAGACAAGGTTAGCAACTTCTGGTATGTCGGAGGAGGAACCGAGATACGAAACAACGAGTTCATAAGGCTTACGAGGGCCGGTTCCAGTGGGCATCATGGCTTGATCCTATCGAATGGTTTGGGGGACAATACGATTGACAACTTCGAGACGGTGGTGAAGTTCAGAATATCGCCAAAGGCAGGGAATATGCGATCTCGGTTAATGGGAGATGGGATGGCTATTGTCATCACACCGGAGAAGGATTTCTTGCTGCAAGATCTGGCGTCATCTTATGCCAGAAGACAGTATGAAATAAACTCTGGTGGGATTGTCGCTGGAGATACACAAATGATGGGTCTACCGAAGAACCTTCCAGGTTTGGCACTGATCATCGACACCTATAAGAACGATGGGAAAGCGGGAACTCCGATTCCGTTCCTAGACATCATATTGAATACTTCTCCAAGCACGCAAGCCTACGATGCAGATAGCGACGGGGCGAAGACTACCGCAatcaagatcaatcaaAACAAAATACGTCTGAAGAAATCCATTATGACCGGTGAAACTGTCCAGCTGCGGCTAATATACATTGAAAGCGagaacttcttgaagattgaCATCCAATATACCAGAGAGGGAAATTACTGGATAGAGCTTGTGCATACGCATCTTCCGACCGTGCTTCCAAGAAACATTGAGAGCAATCAACGATATATTGGAATCAGTGCTTCCACTGGTGAGCTATCGCAAACAGTCGATATACTCGGAATAGAAACTAACGAATATCATTTGAAAGGCAAGGATGGCCTGTCAAAAGACTTCTTGAGAGAAATAGAGCTTTATTTTCTCCAGGAATTTAACGATAAGATAGTaatggagaaagatgaCTTCCAAAGATGGAAGATGGCGAAATCTAGACCACTATATCAAACTAAGGAAAAGGCTTCTGTAAAACCGGGACGGCACGGTAGTTTCGTCCAGACGTTTGCATTTTTCTTCACAATTCTTATTTGCATCTATTTGGCCTCGGTTTACATAAGGGTCAGTATAAAACACTTCCTGAATGCAAATCGAGGTTCCacgaaaagatcaagagcaCTGCCTCGGTGA